A window of the Deinococcus malanensis genome harbors these coding sequences:
- the fdhF gene encoding formate dehydrogenase subunit alpha, with protein sequence MKPSDTEVVINASAYPARVGEPLIDVLNRSGVELPQVCYHPQLGPIQTCDTCIIQVNGELTRACGTTVTAGMRVSTETMEARQARVSAFDKILGNHLLYCTVCDNNNGNCVVHNTTALMKVQHQVTPYHPKPYLKDETNPFYRYDPDQCILCGRCVEACQNLQVNETLTINWEDPHPRVLWDGGRPINESSCVSCGHCVTVCPCNALMETSMLGEAGLMTDMPLPVFQQAVDLVKAAEPSIGYGPILTLSDTEAAMRDQSIERTKTVCTYCGVGCSFEVWTKERHILKIEPTHGPANGVSTCIKGKFSWDHINSEERVTTPLIREGDWFRQASWEEALALIARKFTETRRQYGPDALAFIASSKCTNEDSWMMQKLARAVIGTNNMDNCSRYCQSPATMGLWRTVGYGGDSGSITDIEQAGLVIGIGTNTAESHPVLATRVKRSHKLRGQRLIVADLREHEMAQRADLFVQPRPATDFVWLTGVTKYILDEGLEDKAFISQWVNGLDEYRQSIDRYTLAYAEEVTGIPEAALRQIAHEIVQADGTCIMWAMGVTQQCGGSETSTAISNLLLVTGNYMRPGAGSYPLRGHNNVQGASDMGAMPGFVGGYQKVDDPEVRAKFEAKWGVPLPTTKGLDNHEMVHAVHEGTLRVMYLKGEEMAIVDSNVNYVDEAFEKLDFFVVQDMFFTRTAQFADVVLPASPSLEKDGTFTNTERRIQRLYKALEPMGDSKPDWEIIQLVANALGANWNYRHPSEIMEEIASLVPLYAGVTYERLEGFKSLQWPVLPDGSDTPLLFTEGFPFPDGKARLYPAEFVPPVEVSNAEYDLHFNNGRMLEHFHEGNMTFKSPGVSSKVPGTFVEVSPELASERGLESGRFVRLVSRHGAVRVPVVVTSRVQGKQLYMPMNTQDAHQAVNRLTGSHTDLSTHTPAYKDTAVRMEILPEMGPHPLPRSNHRYGQPTPQRGVEVERKWQRSDYLFPGAQPDRAAVAHRTAPDLVGGDD encoded by the coding sequence TTGAAACCGTCTGACACCGAAGTAGTTATTAATGCGTCCGCGTACCCGGCCCGGGTCGGTGAACCGCTGATCGATGTCCTCAACCGCTCGGGTGTGGAGTTGCCGCAGGTCTGTTATCACCCTCAGCTGGGGCCGATCCAAACCTGTGATACCTGCATCATCCAGGTCAACGGCGAGCTGACCCGGGCCTGCGGCACCACCGTGACCGCCGGCATGCGGGTCTCCACCGAGACCATGGAAGCCCGCCAGGCACGCGTGAGCGCCTTCGACAAGATTCTGGGCAACCACCTGCTGTACTGCACGGTCTGCGACAACAACAACGGCAACTGCGTGGTGCACAACACCACCGCCCTGATGAAGGTGCAGCATCAGGTCACGCCCTACCATCCCAAGCCTTACCTGAAAGACGAGACCAATCCGTTCTACCGCTATGACCCGGACCAGTGCATCCTGTGCGGACGCTGCGTGGAGGCCTGCCAGAACCTGCAGGTCAACGAGACCCTGACCATCAACTGGGAAGACCCGCATCCGCGCGTCCTGTGGGACGGGGGGCGGCCGATCAACGAGTCGAGCTGCGTGAGCTGCGGCCACTGTGTCACGGTGTGTCCCTGCAACGCGCTGATGGAAACGTCCATGCTGGGCGAGGCCGGGCTGATGACCGACATGCCGCTGCCCGTGTTCCAGCAGGCGGTGGACCTCGTCAAGGCCGCCGAGCCCAGCATCGGCTACGGACCGATCCTGACGCTGTCGGACACCGAAGCGGCGATGCGTGACCAGAGCATCGAACGCACCAAGACGGTCTGCACCTACTGCGGCGTGGGCTGCAGCTTCGAGGTCTGGACCAAGGAGCGCCACATCCTCAAGATCGAGCCCACGCACGGGCCGGCCAACGGCGTCTCCACCTGCATCAAGGGCAAGTTCTCGTGGGATCACATCAACAGTGAAGAGCGCGTCACCACTCCGCTGATCCGTGAAGGGGACTGGTTCCGGCAGGCCAGCTGGGAAGAAGCGCTGGCACTGATCGCCCGCAAGTTCACCGAGACCCGCCGTCAGTACGGCCCGGACGCGCTGGCCTTTATCGCCTCCTCGAAGTGCACCAACGAGGACTCGTGGATGATGCAGAAACTGGCCCGCGCAGTGATCGGCACCAACAACATGGACAACTGCTCGCGCTACTGCCAGTCGCCGGCCACCATGGGCCTGTGGCGCACCGTCGGCTACGGCGGTGACAGCGGCAGCATCACGGATATCGAGCAGGCCGGGCTGGTCATCGGCATCGGCACCAACACGGCCGAGTCCCACCCGGTGCTGGCCACACGTGTCAAACGCTCGCATAAACTGCGCGGTCAGCGCCTGATTGTGGCCGACCTTCGCGAGCACGAGATGGCCCAGCGTGCCGACCTGTTCGTGCAGCCCCGGCCAGCTACCGACTTTGTGTGGCTTACGGGTGTGACCAAGTACATCCTGGACGAGGGGCTGGAAGACAAGGCGTTTATCAGCCAGTGGGTCAACGGTCTGGACGAATACCGTCAGAGCATCGACCGCTACACGCTGGCCTATGCCGAGGAAGTGACAGGCATCCCGGAGGCGGCCCTGCGCCAGATCGCGCACGAAATCGTGCAGGCCGACGGCACCTGCATCATGTGGGCCATGGGCGTGACCCAGCAGTGCGGCGGCAGCGAGACCTCCACCGCCATCAGCAACCTGCTGCTCGTGACCGGCAATTACATGCGCCCCGGGGCCGGCTCCTACCCGCTGCGCGGCCACAACAACGTTCAGGGCGCTTCGGACATGGGCGCTATGCCCGGCTTTGTGGGCGGCTACCAGAAGGTGGACGATCCCGAGGTGCGCGCAAAATTCGAGGCGAAGTGGGGCGTGCCGCTCCCGACCACCAAGGGCCTGGACAACCACGAGATGGTGCATGCCGTGCACGAGGGCACCCTGCGCGTGATGTACCTCAAGGGCGAGGAAATGGCCATCGTGGACTCCAACGTCAACTATGTGGACGAGGCCTTTGAGAAGCTCGATTTCTTTGTCGTGCAGGACATGTTCTTCACACGCACGGCCCAGTTTGCCGACGTCGTGCTGCCTGCCAGCCCAAGCCTGGAAAAGGACGGCACCTTTACCAACACCGAGCGGCGCATCCAGCGGCTGTACAAGGCCTTGGAGCCTATGGGTGACAGCAAGCCCGACTGGGAGATCATTCAGCTGGTCGCCAATGCCCTGGGTGCGAACTGGAACTACCGCCACCCGAGCGAGATCATGGAGGAAATCGCCAGCCTGGTGCCGCTGTACGCCGGCGTGACCTACGAGCGGCTGGAGGGCTTCAAGTCGCTGCAGTGGCCGGTCCTCCCCGACGGCAGCGACACGCCGCTGCTGTTTACCGAGGGCTTCCCGTTCCCGGACGGCAAGGCGCGGCTGTACCCGGCGGAATTCGTTCCACCTGTGGAGGTCAGCAACGCCGAGTACGACCTGCACTTCAACAACGGGCGCATGCTCGAGCACTTCCACGAGGGCAACATGACCTTCAAGTCTCCTGGTGTGTCGAGCAAGGTACCCGGCACCTTCGTGGAGGTCTCGCCGGAACTCGCCTCCGAACGCGGACTGGAAAGCGGCCGGTTCGTGCGGCTGGTCTCGCGCCACGGGGCGGTGCGGGTGCCGGTGGTCGTCACCAGCCGGGTGCAGGGCAAGCAGCTGTATATGCCCATGAACACCCAGGACGCCCATCAGGCGGTCAACCGACTGACCGGCAGCCACACCGACCTGAGCACCCACACGCCCGCGTACAAGGACACCGCCGTGCGGATGGAGATTCTGCCGGAAATGGGGCCCCATCCGCTGCCGCGCAGCAACCACCGCTACGGCCAGCCCACGCCGCAGCGCGGCGTGGAGGTCGAACGCAAATGGCAGCGCAGCGACTACCTGTTCCCGGGCGCACAGCCCGACCGGGCAGCGGTCGCCCACAGAACCGCACCGGACTTGGTGGGAGGAGATGACTGA